TACCGATTTTGCTGCGCTTCAAGCCAAGGCCTTGCTGGTGCACGAGCGGCTCTGCGCCGAGTACGGCGCCCCGTTTCGCTTCTTCAGCACCAAAGACCCGCTGAGCGAGCTGGTGAGCGCTCTGCTCTCGCACCGCACCAAAAACGCCGACTCGCACCGCGCCTACCAGGAGCTGCGGGCCACGTTCCCGACCTGGGAGGCCGTGCGCGACGCCCCTACCGAAGCCGTGCAGCACGCCATCCGGGCCTGCACCTGGCCCGAGCAAAAGGCGCCCCGCATCCAGGCCGTGCTGCGCGAAATCAGCCAGCGCTGCGGTACCGATGCTCCCTGCTCGCTGGATTTTCTGGCCGACATGCCCATTCCCGAGGCCCGCGCCTGGCTGGAAAGCATCAGCGGCGTGGGACCTAAAACCAGCGCGGCCACGCTCCTCTTCAGCTCGCTGCGCATCCCGGCCATGCCCGTCGACAGCCACCATCATCGGGTGGCCCAGCGTCTGGGCCTGATAGGGCCCAAGGTGGGCGAAGGCCCGGCCCACAAGCTGCTGGAGGCGCTATTGCCGCCCGGCTGGGACGCCCAGCAGGTGTACGACCACCACGAGGCGCTCATGTTTCATGGGCAGAAGTGCTGCTATTTCAGCGGGCCGGCCTGCGGCCGCTGCGTGGTGCTGGACCAGTGCCCCTTTGGCCAGGCACGGGTTGGGGGATAGTGGTGAGGTGGTAAGTAAAAAAGAACGTCATGCTGAGCGCAGTCGAAGCATCTCGCGTGCAACAGTAAACCAATTTCATTGAGTTACTACCACACGCGAGATGCTTCGACTGCGCTCAGCATGGCGTTCTTTATTTCGTTAAACCATTACTCCGCCAACTCGCCAACCCATGATTCTGCACCTGCGCGCCAAGCCCAATGCCCGGCAAAACCAGCTGCTGCGCGCCGCTGATGGCAGCCTGACCGTGCGCCTGCAAGCACCGCCCCAGGACGGCCAGGCCAATGCGGTGCTGCTGGCGTTTCTGGCCGCCACGTTTGGCGTGCCCAAAAGCCGCGTGACGCTGCTGAGCGGCCACACGGCCCCGTTTAAGAAAGTGGAAATTGAAGGTATGAGCGAGGAAGAGGGCGAGCGGGCGCTGGCGCAGCTGCCCGCCTGAGGACTTGGGAAGGCGCGGCAGCCGGCGGCCGGTGCTAACTTCCGGCTCGATTTTCCCAGCCCTTGCCCACCACCATGTCTGCCGAACTCCAGCCGCTGCTCGACGCCCTGCAATTTTCGCCCGATAACCTGCCCCTGCGCCAGCACCTGGCCCGCCAGCTCAACGCCGCTGGCCGCCACCAGGAGGCCGAAACCCTGTGCCGCGACGGCCTGCGCCAGCACCCCACCGACGACGCTTTGCGCCTGAGCCTGGCCGAGGCCTATTTTGCTAGCAACAAGCATTCGGCCGCTTTCGTGGTAGTGGAGGAACTACTGGACCAGCACGCCGATAATGCCGCTGCCCACCTGTTGCACGCCCGCCTGCTGCTGGCCGCCGGCCAGCCCGCCGAAGCCCGCGAGGCCTACGCCCACGCCCTGGAAATCAACCCCGGCCTGGCCGACCGCGACCTCGGCCAGGCCCTGGAAGCCGCCGCGCCCGCCCGCCGCGTGCCCGCCAGCGGCTACAGCCCCGCGCCCGCGCCCAACGAGGACGAACCGAGCCCTCAGGCCAAGCTTCTGGGCCTGGAACGGCCGAAAATCAACTTCGCCGACGTTGGCGGCATGGAGGCGGTGAAGGACGAAATCCGCCTCAAAATCATTCATCCGCTGCAATTCCCGGACCTGTACAAGGCTTATGGCAAAGCCAGCGGCGGCGGGCTGCTGCTCTACGGCCCGCCCGGCTGCGGCAAAACCCACCTGGCCCGCGCCACGGCAGGCGAAGTGCAGGCTAGCTTCATCAGTGTGGGGATTGCCGATATTCTGGACATGTGGCTGGGCAACAGCGAGAAAAACCTGCATCAGTTGTTCGAGCTGGCCCGCAGCCAGGCGCCGTGCGTGCTATTTTTCGACGAAGTGGACGCCCTGGCCGCCAACCGCCACGACCTGCGCCAGAGCGCGGGCCGCACCGTCATCAACCAATTTCTGGAGGAGCTGGACGGCGCCACGCGCTCCAACGAGGGAGTGCTCATCATGGCCGCGACCAATGCACCCTGGCACCTCGACCCCGCCTTCCGCCGCCCCGGCCGCTTCGACCGCATCACGCTGGTGACGCCGCCCGACGAGCCGGCCCGCGCCGCCATCCTCGACATCCTGCTGCGCGGCAAGCCGCTGGCGCCCGGCGTGAACACCACGGCCGTGGCCGCCCGCACCGCCGGCCTCAGCGGCGCCGACCTGATGGCGCTGGTAGACGGCGCCGTGGACGTGTGCCTGCGCGCCTCCATGCGCAGCGGCCGCCCCCTGCCCATCGAGCAAAGCCACTTGCTCGACGCTGCCAAGCTGGTGAAGCCCAGCACCAAGGAGTGGTTTGCCACTGCCCGCAACTACGCGCTGTACTCCAACGAAGGCGGGCTGTACGACGACATTCTGGTGTATTTGGGGGTGAAGAAGCCGGGATAATAGTCCGGACTGGCCCGACTGCCAACGACGATTTCGACATGAACACCCCGTCCAAAAAACGACTCAGTGCGCGGTTGCCCGGCATGCAGCGCATTTGGCTGCTGCTAAAGCTCAACCGGCCGCGGCTGGCCATGGAGCTGGCCCAAGTGCGCCTGGCCAGCCAACCCACCGACCTTGGTGCCCGGCTAGCCTTGGTCGACGCGCTGCTCTTGGACCGACAGGCTATGCGGGCACTGGACCAAGCTAAAACCGCCGTAGGGCAGGCTCCCGAAAACGCCGACAGCCATTTTGCGCTGGCGCGGGTGCACGGGCAGCTCGGCAACCTGCACACGGCTGCCCAAGGCATGCGCGAAGTGCTGCGGCTCAATCCTTATGAGGCCGATTTTTTCGCGTTTCAGGCTCAGGTGCAATTCCTCATTCAGGCATATGCCAACGCGGTGGCAGCGGCCGAATCCGGGCTTTCGTTGCACCCGCGGCACGGCGAATGCCTGTTGTGGCTGATGCGGGCGGCGGAGCAACAAGGCCATCTGCCCATCGCCGACGCAGCCCGGGAGCGTTTGCTGGCGGTGGCCCCGAACAGTGGCCCCGTACACCGCGCAATAGGCCAGCTTCTGCTGCGTCGGGGCGAGGCCACTCTCGCCGCCACCCACCTCGCCCAGGCCTTGGCCTTGGAGCCCCCGCAAGCCGCCAGCTTGGTGCCCCTGCTCCGGCAGGCGCGGCGGTGGGAAAGCTGGCCGCCGGAGCTACTGCGCCTGGGCGACTATGGACGCGCCCCCTACTTGGCAGGCTGGTCTGCTGTTCCGAGCTTTTTTGTCCGCGTTGTTTGCACGCCGGTGGCGTGGTACTACATGGCCGTGGCCAACGCCAAAACCAAGCAAGACCCCTTGTTTCAACGTGAGCCCAGCCCGCCTGCTCCCGCTATCGGAACCAAGGAGGACCTGGATGTTCTGGCAAGCGCGGCCACAGCCTCGCCAGGTAAATGGCTGGCTTTTGTGGGCTTCATTGGCCTGCTGGGCTGGATTTCGGTAGCATGGAAGCTCCCGCCTGCTGGGGTCGCAATCATCGCCTTTTTTCTGGGCCGCAGCCTGCTGCGACAACACCGCTAACTTTCTGGCTTGCCGCCTGCCCCCTCCGTGCACCCTACTCCGCAACGCCTCCCTTCGTTGGCTAGCATCTGGCAGCTGCTGGAGCTGCACCGGCCCGCCCTGGCCGAGGCCGCGGCCCGGGAGCGCTTGGCCGTTGACCCCACCGACTGGCAAACCCTGCTGGCCCTGACCGAGGCCCTCCGACAGCAGCGGCGCCTGGAAGAAGCCGTGCACACCGCTACGGCGGCCATCCAGGCGGAACCCAACGCCCACGAGGCCCATTTTGCGCTGGCGCAGGTACTGGGCATGCAGGGCCAGCTGCGCCAGGCCGACATCGCCCTCCGACAAGCTCTGCGCCTGAGCCACCGGGAGCCCGGCTACCACGCGTTTCGAGCGCAGCTTTTTTACTTGCAGCGCAGCTACAACGCGGCCATCAGCTGCGCCGAAGATGGCCTGCAGCTGGCGCCCGCACACGCCGACTGCCTGCTGTGGCGTGCCCTGTCCCAGGAGCGCCTCGACCAGCCCGCCGCGGCCGACGATGACTTTCAGCGCCTGCTGCGCGTGGCCCCGGAGAGCGATTTGGTGCACGCCCGCCTGGGCCGGGTGCTGTTCAACCGCTACCAGCCCGCTGCCGCCGACCGCCACCTCACCGAAGCGCTGCGCCAAAACCCCGCCTTGGCGCCTGAGCTGGTGCCCCTGTTGCGCGAAGCCCGCCGCCAGCAGCTGTGGCCCGAGTGGCTGTTGCGTAGCGAGCGCCAAGGGGCCGCGCGCCGCGCCCTGGGCCTCGACCCCGGCCTGGGCATGCTTTTCAACCGCATTCGGGCCACGGGCGCGGTGACCCGGGCATGGTGGCACACTCGGCGCGACCCGTTGTTTCGCCACCGCCTGCCGCCGAACCCGCACAGCCGCTGGCGCTGGCAGCTGAAGGTGTGGGGCGTGGTGCTGGTCATTATCGGCGGCATCATCGGGCTCACTGCGCTCAGCGTGCAGTTGGGTTTGCCGGCCATGACGGGCCTTGTCGTCGGGTCCGGCTTGCTGGCCATTGCGCGCTACCTGCAAGAGCGCCGCGATGAAGACTAATAACCAAAGGGAACCAAGGGCTTGATTGCGGGACGGCCTGCGGCCCCGCTGACCGGGGCAGGCTATATTCGAACCAACTTGCTGACCGGCCCTGGCAATCAGACGCAAAAGCACCCTATCCTTCTATTCGTTTGGAAAACGCTACCGACTACCTCCCGCGTGTGGAGTTGCTGCTGAGCCAGCACCGCCACGCCCACGCCACCCAGGAGCTGCGCCGCCAGCTCGCGCAGGACCCGCACGATGCCATTGCCCACGCCCTGCTGGCCGTGTGCCTGCTGGAGCAGAAGCAGCTAGCCGAAGCGCAGTCCGAAGCCGAGCTGGCCATTCACCTGTCGCCCGAATACGACTTCGCATTCTACGCGCTGGCCTTGATTGAAAACCGCCGGCACCGCCCCAAAGAGGCGCTGGCCGCCATCAACGAAGCCCTGGCGCTAGACCCCAACGACGCCGACTACTACCACCTGCTTGGCCAGCTGCGCCTGCAAAGCGGCCAGTGGCAGGCCGCCCTGCAAGCCGCCCAAACCGGCCTCGGCCTCGACGCCGAGCACGCCGGTCTGCACGGCCTGCAGGCTCGCGCCCTGGCCCGCCAGGGCCGCCCCGACGAAGCCGGCACCGCCGCCCGCTCGGCCCTGAGCTATGCGGCCAGCAGCAGCAGCACCCAAGCCCAGGCCGGCTGGGTGGCCCTCGAAACCAACCGCCCCAAAGAAGCCCTGGAGCACTTCCGCGAAGCCCTACGCCTCGACCCCGAATCAGACTTTG
This DNA window, taken from Hymenobacter sp. 5317J-9, encodes the following:
- a CDS encoding Fe-S cluster assembly protein HesB, with amino-acid sequence MKSASTADALTTDFAALQAKALLVHERLCAEYGAPFRFFSTKDPLSELVSALLSHRTKNADSHRAYQELRATFPTWEAVRDAPTEAVQHAIRACTWPEQKAPRIQAVLREISQRCGTDAPCSLDFLADMPIPEARAWLESISGVGPKTSAATLLFSSLRIPAMPVDSHHHRVAQRLGLIGPKVGEGPAHKLLEALLPPGWDAQQVYDHHEALMFHGQKCCYFSGPACGRCVVLDQCPFGQARVGG
- a CDS encoding DUF167 domain-containing protein, which codes for MILHLRAKPNARQNQLLRAADGSLTVRLQAPPQDGQANAVLLAFLAATFGVPKSRVTLLSGHTAPFKKVEIEGMSEEEGERALAQLPA
- a CDS encoding ATP-binding protein; this translates as MSAELQPLLDALQFSPDNLPLRQHLARQLNAAGRHQEAETLCRDGLRQHPTDDALRLSLAEAYFASNKHSAAFVVVEELLDQHADNAAAHLLHARLLLAAGQPAEAREAYAHALEINPGLADRDLGQALEAAAPARRVPASGYSPAPAPNEDEPSPQAKLLGLERPKINFADVGGMEAVKDEIRLKIIHPLQFPDLYKAYGKASGGGLLLYGPPGCGKTHLARATAGEVQASFISVGIADILDMWLGNSEKNLHQLFELARSQAPCVLFFDEVDALAANRHDLRQSAGRTVINQFLEELDGATRSNEGVLIMAATNAPWHLDPAFRRPGRFDRITLVTPPDEPARAAILDILLRGKPLAPGVNTTAVAARTAGLSGADLMALVDGAVDVCLRASMRSGRPLPIEQSHLLDAAKLVKPSTKEWFATARNYALYSNEGGLYDDILVYLGVKKPG
- a CDS encoding tetratricopeptide repeat protein, which codes for MASIWQLLELHRPALAEAAARERLAVDPTDWQTLLALTEALRQQRRLEEAVHTATAAIQAEPNAHEAHFALAQVLGMQGQLRQADIALRQALRLSHREPGYHAFRAQLFYLQRSYNAAISCAEDGLQLAPAHADCLLWRALSQERLDQPAAADDDFQRLLRVAPESDLVHARLGRVLFNRYQPAAADRHLTEALRQNPALAPELVPLLREARRQQLWPEWLLRSERQGAARRALGLDPGLGMLFNRIRATGAVTRAWWHTRRDPLFRHRLPPNPHSRWRWQLKVWGVVLVIIGGIIGLTALSVQLGLPAMTGLVVGSGLLAIARYLQERRDED
- a CDS encoding tetratricopeptide repeat protein, which translates into the protein MENATDYLPRVELLLSQHRHAHATQELRRQLAQDPHDAIAHALLAVCLLEQKQLAEAQSEAELAIHLSPEYDFAFYALALIENRRHRPKEALAAINEALALDPNDADYYHLLGQLRLQSGQWQAALQAAQTGLGLDAEHAGLHGLQARALARQGRPDEAGTAARSALSYAASSSSTQAQAGWVALETNRPKEALEHFREALRLDPESDFAREGLVEALKARYWVYRTFMRFVYWSGTLSEGARRGLFLGAWVVVRFVRVLLPVYLLFVFLSWFADVIFESLLRVSAYGRLALSERQTRHSNQFLGLLAVAAGALAGRLAAPTVPGTSTLGMVALGLLFPLAGTWRLPAGTLAWQRSRWAGFGLAAVGGLSVALEVLGLGGDGVAFGAFLVGTLAYTWVFALR